A single genomic interval of Streptomyces sp. NBC_00663 harbors:
- a CDS encoding ThuA domain-containing protein: MRTTSRMATAVAGAAVLLGCVSGPAASQGGDDGTRVLVFSKTAGFRHDSIPDGVAALKEIGDTNGFTVDATEDSGAFTFGNLRRYDAVVFLSTTGDVLDAAQQTAFEGYIRHGGGYVGIHAAADTEYDWEFYGGLAGAYFQSHPAIQPATVTVEDRAHPSTAGLAPSWNRTDEWYNYRSNPRERAHVLASLDESSYTGGTMNGDHPIAWCQNYQGGRAFYTGGGHTKESYADPRFRAHLAGGIRYAIGAAHADCRPENGYRPLFDGTVASLDGWRQAGPGSFTLSDDGTLTSSGGMGMLWYAASGFASYSLKLDWTMAGPDGDDNSGVFVGFPPSDDPWSAVNNGYEIQIDATDEPEKTTGSVYGFRSADTKKRDRALNPPGEWNTYEIRVEGERLRVWLNGVKINDFTNTDPARSLREGHIGIQNHGADDQVSFRNVRIKELPAKTSRGD; this comes from the coding sequence ATGCGTACAACCAGCCGCATGGCAACGGCAGTCGCGGGAGCAGCGGTGCTCCTGGGCTGCGTCTCCGGACCGGCCGCCTCACAGGGCGGCGACGACGGCACACGGGTGCTGGTCTTCTCCAAGACCGCCGGCTTCCGGCACGACTCCATCCCGGACGGGGTCGCGGCCCTGAAGGAGATCGGCGACACGAACGGCTTCACCGTCGACGCCACCGAGGACTCCGGCGCCTTCACCTTCGGCAATCTCCGCCGCTACGACGCGGTCGTCTTCCTGTCGACGACCGGCGACGTCCTGGACGCCGCCCAGCAGACGGCCTTCGAGGGCTACATCCGGCACGGCGGTGGCTACGTCGGCATCCACGCCGCCGCCGACACCGAGTACGACTGGGAGTTCTACGGCGGTCTCGCCGGCGCCTACTTCCAGTCGCATCCGGCGATCCAGCCGGCGACGGTGACCGTCGAGGACCGCGCCCACCCGTCCACCGCGGGGCTGGCGCCTTCCTGGAACCGGACCGACGAGTGGTACAACTACCGCTCCAACCCCCGGGAACGGGCCCACGTCCTCGCCTCCCTCGACGAGTCGTCGTACACCGGCGGCACGATGAACGGCGACCATCCGATCGCCTGGTGCCAGAACTACCAGGGCGGGCGCGCCTTCTACACGGGCGGCGGCCATACGAAGGAGTCGTACGCCGACCCGCGGTTCCGCGCGCACCTGGCCGGCGGCATCCGCTACGCGATCGGCGCCGCCCACGCCGACTGCCGTCCGGAGAACGGCTACCGGCCCCTCTTCGACGGTACGGTCGCCTCGCTCGACGGCTGGCGGCAGGCCGGCCCGGGCTCCTTCACCCTCTCCGACGACGGCACGCTCACCTCGTCCGGCGGCATGGGGATGCTCTGGTACGCCGCGTCGGGCTTCGCCTCGTACTCCCTGAAACTCGACTGGACGATGGCAGGTCCCGACGGGGACGACAACTCCGGTGTGTTCGTGGGCTTCCCGCCCTCGGACGATCCGTGGTCGGCGGTGAACAACGGCTACGAGATCCAGATCGACGCCACCGACGAACCCGAGAAGACGACGGGGTCCGTCTACGGCTTCCGGTCCGCCGACACGAAGAAGCGCGACCGCGCCCTGAATCCGCCGGGGGAGTGGAACACGTACGAGATCCGCGTGGAGGGCGAACGACTCCGCGTCTGGCTCAACGGCGTGAAGATCAACGACTTCACCAACACCGATCCGGCCCGGAGTCTGCGCGAGGGCCACATCGGCATCCAGAACCACGGCGCCGACGACCAGGTGTCCTTCCGCAACGTCCGGATCAAGGAACTGCCCGCGAAGACCTCGCGGGGCGACTGA
- a CDS encoding OFA family MFS transporter has product MTTIDYSTSVPYREVTDHNGRVYRIGESDVDIMGRRRRWMVLLPWVGMMGISSAEYAFTSAEDTLHDAHLWSSGHIFWLMGVWVFFQAAVAFPAGQLRESGKLPARTAMMLGAVGTMLGYLSLAYAPNVLVAYFGFGMCSGIGAGLVYATCVNMVGKWYPERKGGKTGFVNGGFAYGSVPFVFLFTSYMDLSNYQTVLACVGIGLCLVVASAGWFFKDPPKNWWPAHVDPLKVTDDPKIRRALEKNPPSPKQYTPKEASRQPVLWMMWFCLLCTAGINIFGIAFQVPFGKDMGFAGGIVATAMSLKAIVNGTGRGVIGWISDRYGRRNTLIIVCLVLGSAQFGVLVSGQMGSMPFFLFCSMVSGFGGGAIFPLFAAMTADYFGENNNASNYGMVYSSKLISGLVGSGMGAIVVDAWDYKGAFVLAGSIGLCSAVLAVFLKAPGTPRTSRGIAPNPQPLGEEMA; this is encoded by the coding sequence ATGACAACCATCGACTACTCGACGTCCGTCCCGTATCGGGAGGTGACGGACCACAATGGCCGCGTGTATCGCATCGGAGAGTCCGATGTCGACATCATGGGCCGCCGGCGCAGGTGGATGGTCCTCCTGCCGTGGGTGGGCATGATGGGCATCAGCTCCGCCGAGTACGCGTTCACGTCGGCGGAGGACACCCTCCACGATGCTCATCTGTGGAGCAGCGGACACATCTTCTGGCTGATGGGCGTCTGGGTGTTCTTCCAGGCGGCCGTGGCCTTCCCCGCCGGGCAGTTGCGCGAGAGCGGCAAACTGCCCGCCCGTACGGCGATGATGCTCGGCGCCGTGGGCACGATGCTCGGCTATCTGTCGCTGGCGTACGCGCCGAACGTGCTCGTGGCCTACTTCGGCTTCGGCATGTGCAGCGGTATCGGCGCCGGTCTCGTCTACGCGACCTGCGTCAACATGGTCGGCAAGTGGTATCCGGAGCGCAAGGGCGGCAAGACCGGCTTCGTCAACGGCGGGTTCGCCTACGGCTCGGTGCCCTTCGTGTTCCTGTTCACCTCGTACATGGACCTGAGCAACTACCAGACCGTGCTCGCCTGTGTGGGCATCGGCCTGTGCCTGGTCGTGGCGTCGGCCGGCTGGTTCTTCAAGGACCCGCCGAAGAACTGGTGGCCCGCGCACGTCGACCCGCTCAAGGTCACCGACGACCCGAAGATCCGCCGGGCGCTGGAGAAGAACCCGCCGTCGCCCAAGCAGTACACCCCCAAGGAGGCCTCTCGTCAGCCCGTTCTGTGGATGATGTGGTTCTGCCTGCTGTGCACGGCCGGCATCAATATCTTCGGCATCGCCTTCCAGGTGCCGTTCGGCAAGGACATGGGCTTCGCGGGCGGGATCGTGGCCACCGCGATGTCCCTGAAGGCCATCGTCAACGGCACCGGCCGTGGCGTCATCGGCTGGATATCCGACCGCTACGGACGCCGCAACACGCTGATCATCGTGTGTCTGGTGCTGGGCAGCGCGCAGTTCGGCGTGCTGGTCTCGGGCCAGATGGGCAGCATGCCGTTCTTCCTCTTCTGCTCCATGGTCTCCGGCTTCGGCGGCGGCGCGATCTTCCCGCTGTTCGCGGCCATGACAGCCGACTATTTCGGTGAGAACAACAACGCCTCCAACTACGGCATGGTCTACAGCTCGAAGCTCATCTCCGGTCTCGTGGGCTCCGGAATGGGTGCGATCGTCGTCGACGCATGGGACTACAAGGGCGCGTTCGTGCTGGCCGGCTCCATCGGCCTGTGTTCCGCCGTGCTCGCCGTGTTCCTGAAGGCGCCCGGCACGCCGAGGACCAGCCGCGGTATAGCCCCCAACCCCCAGCCGCTCGGCGAGGAAATGGCCTGA
- a CDS encoding Gfo/Idh/MocA family protein — protein sequence MAQPQQSEGGEKPPLRVGMVGYAFMGAAHSQGWRTVGRVFDLPRRPVLAAICGRDPDAVRAAADRHGWAAAETDWRALIARDDVDLVDICTPGDSHAEIAIAALAAGKHVLCEKPLANTVEEASAMAEAAEEAYGRGQLAMVGFNYRRVPATALARNMVAEDRLGTLRHVRVTYLQDWLVDPEFPLTWRLRKELAGSGALGDLGAHIVDLAQYLAGERLAGVSALTETFIRERPLSAGAVKGLSAVPASGTGPVTVDDAALFTGRFTSGALASFEATRYATGRKNALRIELNGEHGSLAFDLERLNELSYHDGTEPGTHAGFRRILVTEPDHPYLDAWWPPGHGLGYEHTFVHQARDLVRAVAEGRRPDPSFADGLQVQRVLAAVEESAEKNSVYTPVVV from the coding sequence ATGGCACAGCCGCAGCAGTCAGAAGGGGGCGAGAAGCCGCCGCTCCGGGTGGGCATGGTCGGCTACGCCTTCATGGGCGCCGCGCACTCCCAGGGCTGGCGCACCGTGGGGCGCGTCTTCGACCTGCCCAGGCGGCCGGTGCTGGCCGCGATCTGCGGGCGCGACCCGGACGCCGTGCGGGCGGCGGCCGACCGGCACGGCTGGGCGGCGGCCGAGACCGACTGGCGTGCGCTGATCGCCCGGGACGACGTCGACCTCGTCGACATCTGCACCCCGGGCGACAGCCATGCCGAGATCGCGATCGCCGCGCTGGCCGCGGGCAAGCACGTGCTGTGCGAGAAGCCCCTCGCCAACACGGTCGAGGAAGCCTCGGCGATGGCGGAGGCCGCCGAGGAGGCCTACGGCCGCGGCCAGTTGGCGATGGTCGGCTTCAACTACCGCCGGGTGCCCGCGACCGCCCTCGCCCGGAACATGGTCGCCGAGGACCGGCTCGGCACCCTGCGGCATGTGCGGGTGACGTACCTTCAGGACTGGCTCGTGGACCCGGAGTTCCCGCTCACCTGGCGACTGCGCAAGGAGCTTGCCGGTTCGGGCGCGCTCGGCGACCTCGGTGCCCACATCGTCGACCTCGCCCAGTACCTGGCGGGGGAGCGGCTGGCCGGGGTGTCCGCCCTGACGGAGACCTTCATCCGCGAACGGCCCCTGTCGGCGGGCGCGGTGAAGGGCCTGTCGGCCGTCCCGGCCTCAGGCACCGGCCCGGTCACCGTCGATGACGCCGCCCTGTTCACCGGCCGCTTCACCTCCGGCGCCCTCGCCTCCTTCGAGGCGACCCGTTACGCCACCGGCCGCAAGAACGCCCTGCGTATCGAACTCAACGGGGAGCACGGCTCGTTGGCCTTCGACCTGGAACGTCTCAACGAACTCTCGTACCACGACGGCACCGAGCCCGGCACGCACGCCGGTTTCCGCCGCATCCTCGTCACCGAACCCGACCACCCCTACCTGGACGCCTGGTGGCCGCCCGGACACGGCCTCGGCTACGAGCACACCTTCGTCCACCAGGCCCGCGACCTCGTCCGGGCCGTCGCCGAAGGCCGCCGCCCCGACCCGTCGTTCGCCGACGGTCTCCAGGTTCAGCGGGTGCTGGCCGCGGTGGAGGAGAGCGCCGAGAAGAACTCCGTCTACACGCCCGTCGTCGTCTGA
- the eboE gene encoding metabolite traffic protein EboE, which yields MRFRHPDGSIVHLAYCTNVHPAETLDGVLAQLRDHCEPVRRRLGRDRLGIGLWLAADAARTLDSDPGALRTLRGELDRRGLEVVTLNGFPYEGFGAEEVKYRVYTPDWADPERLEHTTALARVLTGLLPDDVTEGSISTLPLAWRTAHDADRTENALRTLAERLDALRELTGRSVRVGLEPEPGCIVETTRDALAPLTALAHPRIGICVDTCHLATSFEDPHTAIDALTTAGVTVVKSQLSAALHAEHPHLPEVRSALAAFAEPRFLHQTRTATAAGLRGTDDLGEALAGESLPDGAPWRAHFHVPLHAAPAAPLTSTLPVLKAALTRLVGGPHPLTRHLEVETYTWQALPPKLRPRTRTQLADGIAAELTLARDLLTDLGLKELP from the coding sequence ATGCGCTTCCGCCATCCCGACGGCTCCATCGTCCATCTCGCCTACTGCACCAATGTTCATCCCGCCGAAACCCTGGACGGCGTGCTCGCGCAGCTCCGCGACCACTGTGAACCCGTCCGCCGCCGCCTCGGCCGTGACCGCCTCGGCATCGGTCTGTGGCTGGCCGCCGACGCCGCCCGCACCCTCGACTCCGACCCGGGGGCCCTGCGTACCCTGCGCGGCGAACTCGACCGGCGCGGGCTGGAAGTCGTCACCCTCAATGGCTTCCCCTACGAAGGCTTCGGCGCCGAAGAGGTCAAGTACCGCGTCTACACACCGGACTGGGCCGACCCCGAGCGCCTGGAGCACACCACCGCCCTCGCCCGCGTCCTGACCGGACTCCTCCCCGACGACGTCACCGAGGGCAGCATCTCCACCCTGCCGCTCGCCTGGCGCACCGCACACGACGCCGACCGCACCGAGAACGCCCTGCGCACCCTGGCCGAACGCCTCGACGCACTACGGGAGTTGACCGGCCGCTCTGTCCGTGTCGGCCTCGAACCCGAGCCCGGCTGCATCGTCGAGACCACCCGCGACGCCCTCGCCCCGCTCACCGCGCTCGCCCACCCTCGCATCGGCATCTGTGTCGACACCTGTCACCTCGCCACCTCCTTCGAAGACCCGCACACCGCCATCGACGCCCTCACCACGGCCGGCGTCACCGTCGTCAAGTCCCAGCTGTCCGCCGCCCTGCACGCCGAGCACCCCCACCTCCCCGAGGTCCGCTCCGCCCTCGCCGCCTTCGCCGAACCCCGCTTCCTGCACCAGACCCGTACCGCCACCGCCGCCGGCCTGCGCGGCACCGACGACCTCGGCGAGGCACTCGCCGGCGAGTCCCTGCCCGACGGGGCGCCCTGGCGCGCCCACTTCCACGTCCCCCTGCACGCGGCCCCCGCCGCACCCCTCACCTCCACACTCCCCGTCCTCAAGGCGGCCCTGACCCGGCTGGTCGGCGGCCCGCACCCGCTCACCCGCCATCTGGAGGTCGAGACCTACACCTGGCAGGCCCTGCCACCCAAGCTGCGCCCCCGCACCAGAACCCAGCTCGCCGACGGCATCGCCGCCGAACTCACCCTCGCCCGCGACCTGCTGACCGACCTCGGCCTGAAGGAACTCCCATGA
- a CDS encoding OFA family MFS transporter, with translation MTADPIATNSSPDAAHRPYREVTDAHGRVFRVGETDRDILGHSRKLMVYLPWIAMMAISVFEYAYGSAEDTLSHAHGWTQSNTFWILSVWVFFQAGIAFPAGWLREKGLLTARQAMYVGSGLCAIGFLALSHMSNVWPAILGFGVVGGIGAGLVYATCINMVGKWFPERRGARTGFVNGGFAYGSLPFIFIFNYGFDTANYHRVLDLIGCYIMIVVFGSAFFFKDPPKNWWPADIDPLTYAGNGKNATSLAKNPPAAKQYTPKEAIRTGMLPLMWVSIVMTAGVSIFGISFQVDYAKEVGFGPLVAASSMGVMAVINGIGRGVVGWLSDKWGRKPTLVFVIVVLGLAQFGVIWAGDVRSESLFLFFAFLSGFGGGAFYPLFAALTPDYFGENYNATNYGLVYSGKLISGLFGGGLGSMVVAAWGYDGAYALAGAVSMLAAVLALLLRQPGRTPVPRPEPVA, from the coding sequence ATGACGGCAGATCCGATCGCAACGAACAGCTCCCCCGACGCCGCACACCGTCCCTACCGAGAAGTGACCGACGCACACGGCCGTGTCTTCCGCGTCGGCGAGACCGACCGGGACATCCTCGGTCACTCCCGCAAGCTCATGGTGTATCTGCCGTGGATCGCCATGATGGCCATCAGTGTCTTCGAGTACGCGTACGGCTCGGCGGAGGACACCCTGTCCCACGCCCATGGCTGGACGCAGAGCAACACCTTCTGGATCCTCAGCGTCTGGGTCTTCTTCCAGGCCGGTATCGCCTTCCCGGCGGGCTGGCTGCGGGAGAAGGGCCTGCTGACGGCCCGTCAGGCCATGTACGTCGGCTCAGGTCTGTGCGCCATCGGGTTCCTCGCCCTGTCGCACATGAGCAACGTATGGCCGGCGATCCTGGGCTTCGGCGTCGTCGGGGGCATCGGCGCCGGGCTCGTCTACGCGACCTGCATCAACATGGTCGGCAAGTGGTTCCCCGAACGCCGGGGAGCGCGAACGGGGTTCGTCAACGGCGGCTTCGCGTACGGGTCACTGCCGTTCATCTTCATCTTCAACTACGGCTTCGACACCGCCAACTACCACCGGGTCCTGGACCTGATCGGCTGCTACATCATGATCGTGGTCTTCGGGTCCGCGTTCTTCTTCAAGGATCCGCCGAAGAACTGGTGGCCCGCGGACATCGATCCGCTGACGTACGCGGGCAACGGCAAGAACGCGACAAGCCTCGCCAAGAACCCTCCGGCGGCGAAGCAGTACACGCCCAAGGAGGCCATCAGGACCGGCATGCTCCCCCTGATGTGGGTGTCCATCGTGATGACCGCGGGGGTGTCGATCTTCGGGATCTCCTTCCAGGTCGACTACGCGAAGGAGGTCGGCTTCGGCCCGCTGGTGGCGGCCTCCTCGATGGGTGTCATGGCGGTCATCAACGGCATCGGCCGCGGTGTCGTGGGCTGGCTGTCCGACAAGTGGGGCCGTAAGCCGACCCTGGTGTTCGTGATCGTCGTGCTGGGCCTGGCCCAGTTCGGCGTGATCTGGGCGGGCGACGTCAGGAGCGAGTCGCTGTTCCTGTTCTTCGCCTTCCTCTCCGGTTTCGGCGGCGGCGCCTTCTATCCGCTCTTCGCGGCGCTCACGCCGGACTACTTCGGGGAGAACTACAACGCCACCAACTACGGCCTGGTGTACAGCGGCAAGCTGATCAGCGGCCTGTTCGGCGGTGGTCTGGGCTCCATGGTGGTCGCGGCCTGGGGCTACGACGGGGCGTACGCCCTGGCCGGCGCCGTCTCCATGCTGGCGGCGGTGCTCGCCCTGCTGCTGCGGCAGCCGGGCCGGACGCCGGTGCCGAGGCCGGAGCCCGTGGCGTAA
- a CDS encoding sugar phosphate isomerase/epimerase family protein gives MSRQFTLFTGQWADLPLEEVCRLARDFGYDGLELACWGDHFEVDKALADPGYVPSRHQLLEKYGLKCWAISNHLVGQAVCDAIIDERHQAILPGEVWGDGDPEGVRQRAAARMKDTARAASALGVDTVIGFTGSAIWHLVAMFPPAPEAMIERGYEDFATRWNPILDVFDAQGVRFAHEVHPSEIAYDYWTTQRALAAVDHRPAFGLNFDPSHFVWQDLDPVGFLYDFRDRVYHVDCKEARKRLDGRNGRLGSHLPWGDPRRGWDFVSAGHGDVPWEDVFRMLRSIGYDGPISVEWEDAGMDRLQGAPEALAHLKRFDFEPPSTSFDAAFGN, from the coding sequence ATGTCACGTCAGTTCACGCTCTTCACCGGCCAGTGGGCGGACCTCCCCCTGGAGGAGGTCTGCCGCCTGGCCCGGGACTTCGGCTACGACGGTCTCGAACTCGCCTGCTGGGGCGACCACTTCGAGGTCGACAAGGCCCTCGCCGATCCCGGCTATGTGCCCTCCCGTCATCAACTCCTGGAAAAATACGGCCTGAAGTGCTGGGCGATCTCCAACCATCTCGTCGGCCAGGCCGTCTGCGACGCCATCATCGACGAACGCCACCAGGCGATCCTGCCGGGCGAGGTATGGGGCGACGGCGACCCGGAAGGGGTACGGCAGCGGGCGGCGGCCCGGATGAAGGACACCGCGCGCGCCGCGTCCGCCCTCGGCGTCGACACCGTCATCGGCTTCACCGGCTCCGCCATCTGGCACCTGGTCGCCATGTTCCCGCCCGCCCCCGAGGCGATGATCGAGCGCGGTTACGAGGACTTCGCCACCCGCTGGAACCCGATCCTCGACGTCTTCGACGCCCAGGGCGTCCGCTTCGCGCACGAGGTCCACCCCAGCGAGATCGCCTACGACTACTGGACAACCCAGCGCGCGCTGGCGGCCGTTGACCACCGGCCCGCCTTCGGCCTCAACTTCGACCCCTCCCACTTCGTGTGGCAGGACCTGGACCCGGTCGGTTTCCTCTACGACTTCCGTGACCGCGTCTACCACGTCGACTGCAAGGAAGCCCGCAAGCGCCTCGACGGCCGCAACGGCCGCCTCGGCTCCCATCTGCCCTGGGGCGACCCACGCCGCGGCTGGGACTTCGTCTCCGCCGGTCACGGCGACGTCCCCTGGGAAGACGTCTTCCGCATGCTCCGCTCCATCGGCTACGACGGCCCGATCTCCGTCGAGTGGGAGGACGCCGGCATGGACCGGCTCCAAGGCGCCCCCGAGGCACTCGCCCATCTGAAGCGGTTCGACTTCGAGCCCCCGTCGACCTCGTTCGACGCCGCGTTCGGCAACTGA
- a CDS encoding substrate-binding domain-containing protein: MTQLPTRRGLLFGAAAVSAGAVLAGCTSNDSDDEPSANDQPAADDKPGKQVTIGFAGPQADHGWLNAINDNAKSRGKKYSDVTLEITEGSNDTAAQIGQIETLINKKVDVLVVLPADGKALTQVGLKAMRAGIPVINLDRIFNSPQAYRCWIGGDNYGMGLNAGHYIGEKLKGKSDARVIELAGLDNLELTQQRTKGFDDALKNYPNIKKVARQAAEFTVESGQAKMAQLLQAQSKFDALWNHDDDQGVGALRAIEQAGRDDFLMVGGAGALSAFQAIKQDDGVLKATVLYPPTMAASAIDLARALGQSKGVGGLAEFEIPASITLYSAVVDKTNVDQYMSTGFK, encoded by the coding sequence ATGACACAGCTCCCCACACGCAGAGGACTGCTCTTCGGGGCCGCCGCCGTTTCCGCGGGTGCCGTCCTCGCGGGTTGCACGAGTAACGACTCCGACGACGAACCGTCCGCGAACGACCAGCCCGCCGCGGACGACAAGCCCGGCAAGCAGGTCACCATCGGCTTCGCCGGCCCGCAGGCCGACCACGGCTGGCTCAACGCCATCAACGACAACGCCAAGAGCCGGGGGAAGAAGTACTCGGACGTGACCCTGGAGATCACCGAGGGCTCCAACGACACCGCCGCCCAGATCGGCCAGATCGAGACCCTCATCAACAAGAAGGTCGACGTCCTGGTGGTGCTGCCCGCCGACGGCAAGGCCCTCACCCAGGTCGGCCTCAAGGCGATGCGCGCCGGAATACCGGTCATCAACCTCGACCGGATCTTCAACTCCCCGCAGGCCTACCGCTGCTGGATCGGCGGCGACAACTACGGCATGGGCCTCAACGCCGGGCACTACATCGGCGAGAAGCTCAAGGGGAAGTCCGACGCCCGGGTCATCGAGCTGGCCGGTCTCGACAACCTGGAGCTGACCCAGCAGCGCACCAAGGGCTTCGACGACGCCCTGAAGAACTACCCCAACATCAAGAAGGTCGCCCGGCAGGCCGCCGAGTTCACCGTGGAGTCCGGGCAGGCCAAGATGGCCCAACTCCTCCAGGCGCAGTCGAAGTTCGACGCGCTGTGGAACCACGACGACGACCAGGGCGTGGGCGCGCTCAGGGCCATCGAGCAGGCCGGGCGCGACGACTTCCTGATGGTCGGCGGCGCAGGCGCCCTGTCCGCGTTCCAGGCCATCAAGCAGGACGACGGTGTCCTGAAGGCGACCGTCCTGTACCCGCCGACCATGGCCGCCTCCGCGATCGACCTGGCCCGCGCCCTCGGCCAGAGCAAGGGCGTCGGCGGCCTCGCCGAGTTCGAGATCCCGGCCTCGATCACCCTCTACTCGGCCGTCGTCGACAAGACCAACGTCGACCAGTACATGTCCACCGGCTTCAAGTGA
- the frc gene encoding formyl-CoA transferase, whose product MTAMALEGVRVLDMTHVQSGPSATQLLAWLGADVVKVEAPGGDITRGQLRDVPGVDSLYFTMLNCNKRSITLNTKTERGKEILTELIRGSDVLVENFGPGAVDRMGFTWERIREINPRIVYASIKGFGEGPYTGFKAYEVVAQAMGGSMATTGDAEGPPMATGAQIGDSGTGIHAVAGILAALLQRRHTGRGQRVNVAMQHAVLNLCRVKLRDQQRLAHGPLPEYPNDDFGDEVPRSGNASGGGQPGWAVRCAPGGPNDYVYVIVQPVGWQPLSELIGRPELAEDPEWATPQARLPKLAKMFQLIEEWTVTLPKWAVLEQLNAHNIPCGPILSTREIIEDASLAANDMIVTVEHPERGAYTTVGNPLKLSDSPTHITPSPLLGQHNEEIYIGELGLGDEELRLLKTSGVI is encoded by the coding sequence ATGACAGCGATGGCTCTTGAGGGTGTGCGTGTCCTGGACATGACGCATGTGCAGTCGGGTCCGTCGGCGACGCAGTTGCTGGCGTGGCTGGGGGCGGATGTGGTGAAGGTGGAGGCGCCGGGCGGGGACATCACGCGCGGGCAGTTGCGGGACGTCCCGGGTGTCGACTCGCTGTACTTCACGATGCTCAACTGCAACAAGCGCAGCATCACGCTGAACACGAAGACGGAGCGGGGCAAGGAGATCCTGACGGAGCTGATCCGTGGGTCGGATGTGCTGGTGGAGAACTTCGGGCCGGGGGCGGTGGACCGGATGGGGTTCACGTGGGAGCGGATCAGGGAGATCAATCCGCGGATCGTGTATGCGTCGATCAAGGGTTTCGGTGAGGGCCCGTACACCGGTTTCAAGGCGTACGAGGTGGTGGCGCAGGCGATGGGCGGGTCGATGGCGACGACCGGGGACGCGGAAGGGCCGCCGATGGCGACGGGTGCGCAGATCGGTGACTCCGGGACCGGCATCCACGCGGTGGCGGGGATTCTGGCGGCGCTGTTGCAGCGTCGGCACACCGGGCGGGGTCAGCGGGTGAACGTGGCGATGCAGCATGCGGTGTTGAACCTGTGCCGCGTCAAACTGCGTGACCAGCAGCGTCTCGCCCACGGGCCGCTGCCCGAGTATCCGAACGATGATTTCGGGGACGAGGTCCCGCGTTCGGGCAATGCCTCGGGGGGCGGGCAGCCGGGGTGGGCGGTGCGGTGTGCTCCGGGCGGGCCCAACGACTACGTGTATGTCATCGTCCAGCCGGTCGGCTGGCAGCCCCTCAGTGAGCTGATCGGCCGCCCGGAGCTGGCCGAGGATCCTGAGTGGGCGACTCCTCAGGCGCGGTTGCCGAAGCTGGCGAAGATGTTCCAGCTGATCGAGGAATGGACGGTCACCCTGCCCAAGTGGGCCGTGCTGGAGCAGCTGAACGCGCACAACATTCCCTGCGGGCCGATCCTGTCGACCAGGGAGATCATCGAGGATGCCTCACTCGCCGCGAACGACATGATCGTCACCGTCGAGCATCCCGAACGCGGCGCCTACACCACCGTGGGCAACCCCCTCAAACTCTCCGACTCACCCACCCACATCACCCCCTCACCCCTCCTCGGCCAGCACAACGAGGAGATCTACATCGGTGAACTCGGGCTGGGTGACGAGGAATTGCGGCTTCTCAAGACAAGCGGGGTGATCTGA
- a CDS encoding sugar phosphate isomerase/epimerase family protein, which produces MSRFSQPDPELTHRLSRRGMLGVAAGATAAALLGAAATPATAATAPTSTAAGRGRPVLPPGRLGIQLYSLRDKVSTLGFAPVFAELEKYGYDEVEFAGYTQGSAGPITLAQLRRLARDHGLNPIGSHVGYYADDPNAYTFADNLTKVLDDAQALGLRHIGTASGPFRYGSTVDAWKRAAEDFNTYGAAAKARGMKFYQHNHSEEFSFATDNPKVRLYDVLLAETDPDLVFLEMDIFWAYSGQFRFSKRPDGSPAPFEPLDYVLRQPHRYPLFHVKDGVSDPADTYGYRMTDVGDGDIDYQRFLSAVTRLRGERLAHHWQAEHDQPTESFTFARRSSAYLHSLREKC; this is translated from the coding sequence ATGAGCCGCTTCTCCCAGCCCGACCCCGAACTCACCCACCGCCTCAGCAGACGAGGCATGCTCGGCGTGGCCGCCGGCGCCACCGCCGCCGCTCTGCTGGGCGCCGCCGCCACCCCGGCGACCGCCGCCACCGCGCCCACCTCCACGGCGGCCGGGCGCGGCCGGCCCGTCCTGCCGCCCGGACGCCTCGGCATCCAGCTCTACAGCCTGCGCGACAAGGTCTCCACCCTCGGCTTCGCCCCCGTCTTCGCCGAACTCGAGAAGTACGGCTACGACGAGGTCGAGTTCGCCGGCTACACCCAGGGCTCGGCCGGCCCCATCACCCTCGCCCAGCTCAGACGGCTGGCCAGGGACCACGGGCTGAACCCGATCGGCAGCCACGTCGGCTACTACGCCGACGACCCCAACGCCTACACCTTCGCGGACAACCTCACCAAGGTCCTCGACGACGCCCAGGCCCTCGGCCTGAGGCACATCGGCACCGCCTCCGGCCCGTTCCGCTACGGCTCGACCGTCGACGCCTGGAAACGAGCGGCCGAGGACTTCAACACCTACGGCGCGGCGGCCAAGGCCCGCGGCATGAAGTTCTACCAGCACAACCACTCCGAGGAATTCTCCTTCGCCACCGACAACCCCAAGGTCCGCCTCTACGACGTCCTGCTCGCCGAGACCGACCCTGACCTGGTGTTCCTGGAGATGGACATCTTCTGGGCGTACTCGGGCCAGTTCCGCTTCTCCAAGCGCCCCGACGGCAGCCCGGCCCCCTTCGAGCCGCTGGACTACGTCCTCAGGCAGCCCCACCGCTACCCGCTGTTCCATGTCAAGGACGGGGTCAGCGACCCGGCCGACACCTACGGCTACCGCATGACCGACGTCGGTGACGGCGACATCGACTACCAGCGTTTCCTCTCCGCCGTGACCCGGCTGCGCGGTGAACGCCTGGCCCACCACTGGCAGGCCGAACACGACCAGCCCACCGAGTCGTTCACGTTCGCCCGCCGTTCCAGCGCCTATCTGCACTCCCTGCGCGAGAAGTGCTGA